A stretch of the Nicotiana tabacum cultivar K326 chromosome 6, ASM71507v2, whole genome shotgun sequence genome encodes the following:
- the LOC107780571 gene encoding F-box protein At5g07610-like, whose translation MKKSRSLPNDMPARISGTNESVLTIILLRLPVKSLIIFRRVSKQWSSLISDPYFCHSHTIYSIKKNPNFLSPSGFFIYNSFYNQFLSFSLSRKRSKPSLPSLSFLGQNCNILQSCSGLLLCHLNCGTLCVCNPTTGKFKFLPSAKFDGEFSWISPFTLAFDPSRSPNYRVVCFKRIKKESPEPTGSYYFLIYIYLSEMDIWKSSNSFKVNMCPDMAAGIFSNGVVHWACHEQYIRFDTNEEKVMLMRLPFVYVFDREHSWEIGSLWQWHDTIYSVMKSEENFSLHELDQATLKWIPHKYYLASYSLAKAAYRAVTKEGTEAHKYDRTERKFSVIALVKGDKEKDTVVLIAIFGKVISYNFARRKIKIILDLELPSDIVRDVCCNCLSAYQYVQTLSPV comes from the coding sequence ATGAAGAAGTCAAGAAGTTTACCCAATGACATGCCAGCAAGGATCAGCGGCACCAATGAAAGTGTGTTAACCATAATTCTTCTCCGTTTGCCTGTGAAGTCTCTAATCATATTCCGTAGGGTAAGCAAACAATGGTCTTCTCTTATCTCCGATCCATACTTTTGTCACTCTCATACCATATATAGTATTAAAAAGAACCCCAATTTTCTTTCCCCTTCTGGTTTCTTCATCTATAACTCCTTTTATAATcaattcctttctttttctttatctagAAAAAGAAGTAAAccttctttgccttccctttcGTTTTTAGGCCAAAATTGTAATATTTTACAGTCATGCAGTGGCCTCTTACTATGTCATTTGAACTGTGGAACCCTCTGTGTTTGTAACCCCACAACAGGGAAATTCAAGTTTCTTCCATCCGCTAAGTTTGACGGTGAATTCTCTTGGATAAGTCCATTTACACTTGCTTTTGATCCTTCTCGATCGCCTAATTATAGAGTTGTTTGTTTCAAGAGGATTAAGAAAGAATCACCTGAACCAACTGGAAGTTACtattttttgatatatatatatttatctgAGATGGATATCTGGAAATCTAGCAATTCTTTTAAAGTGAACATGTGCCCAGACATGGCTGCGGGAATCTTCTCAAATGGTGTTGTTCATTGGGCTTGCCATGAACAATACATCCGGTTCGATACGAATGAGGAGAAGGTGATGCTAATGAGATTGCCATTTGTTTATGTGTTTGATAGGGAACATTCATGGGAAATTGGCTCCCTCTGGCAATGGCATGACACTATCTATTCAGTTATGAAAAGTGAGGAGAATTTTAGTTTGCATGAGCTGGATCAAGCTACTTTAAAATGGATTCCGCACAAGTATTACCTTGCTTCCTATAGTCTTGCGAAAGCAGCATATCGTGCAGTTACGAAGGAAGGGACAGAGGCACACAAATATGATCGAACAGAGCGCAAGTTCTCTGTAATTGCTTTGGTCAAGGGAGACAAGGAAAAGGATACTGTAGTACTGATAGCCATTTTTGGCAAAGTCATTTCCTATAATTTTGCACGGAGGAAGATTAAAATCATTCTTGACTTGGAATTGCCGAGTGATATTGTGAGAGATGTATGTTGTAATTGCCTTAGTGCTTATCAGTATGTTCAAACTCTGTCTCCTGTTTGA
- the LOC107780573 gene encoding uncharacterized protein LOC107780573, whose amino-acid sequence MKTEYSLLREEGGQTINNIDGIARAFVEFYTKLLGTKKDSRKHVCSNIIRAGPIVNKEQRIMFEADFTSVEVKQAPWGIDGEKAQGPDRYGNSFFKDYWNTVGKNLTAGVLEFFVTGKMLKALNNKVTTVIPKTKYADKVGDYRPIACCNTVYKGKKGLRQGDRVSPLLFLICMEYLTRIFKLVTQQEGFEFHTKCCVIKLNHLCFANVVLLFCKGDYHSMILILRGLKTFSQASGLTTNAGKSNNFSEHKYATRGRVM is encoded by the exons ATGAAAACAGAATATTCTCTATTAAGGGAAGAAGGCGGTCAAACAATAAACAATATCGATGGAATTGCAAGGGCTTTTGTGGAGTTTTATACAAAATTGTTGGGGACGAAAAAAGATAGCAGGAAACATGTATGCAGCAACATAATTAGAGCAGGACCTATTGTGAATAAAGAACAGAGGATAATGTTTGAAGCTGATTTCACAAGTGTAGAGGTAAAGCAAGCTCCGTGGGGCATTGATGGAGAAAAAGCACAAGGGCCAGATAGATATGGGAACAGTTTCTTCAAAGACTACTGGAACACTGTAGGGAAAAATCTAACGGCGGGAGTATTAGAATTCTTTGTTACAGGGAAGATGTTGAAGGCACTGAATAACAAAGTGACAACAGTCATTCCAAAAACAAAATATGCAGACAAAGTGGGAGATTATCGTCCAATTGCGTGCTGCAACACAGTGTATAAA GGAAAAAAGGGGCTTCGACAAGGGGATCGTGTATCACCTTTGCTGTTTCTAATATGCATGGAATATCTAACAAGAATATTCAAGCTGGTTACACAACAAGAGGGGTTTGAATTTCACACAAAATGCTGTGTCATCAAGCTGAATCATCTCTGTTTTGCAAATGTTGTTCTTCTATTTTGCAAAGGAGATTACCATTCAATGATATTAATTCTCAGAGGTTTGAAGACATTTTCACAGGCATCAGGACTCACCACCAATGCAGGGAAATCAAACAATTTCAGTGAACATAAATATGCAACACGTGGAAGAGTTATGTGA